The following proteins come from a genomic window of Phacochoerus africanus isolate WHEZ1 chromosome 9, ROS_Pafr_v1, whole genome shotgun sequence:
- the NOP10 gene encoding H/ACA ribonucleoprotein complex subunit 3 — protein MFLQYYLNEQGDRVYTLKKLDPTGQQTCSAHPARFSPDDKYSRHRITIKKRFKVLMTQQPRPVL, from the exons ATGTTTCTCCAGTATTATCTCAATGAACAGGGAGACCGGGTCTATACCTTAAAG AAGCTCGACCCCACGGGACAACAGACTTGCTCGGCCCATCCTGCTCGGTTCTCCCCAGACGACAAATATTCTCGACACCGGATCACTATCAAGAAACGCTTCAAGGTGCTTATGACCCAGCAACCGCGCCCCGTCCTTTGA